The DNA segment TTACATGCTGATGCAATAATGAAGAGTGGTCAGGCGGAGAAAATGGCACAGGATAACCAGATCCTGCTGGATGAAAAGAAGCAGTTGGAGATCAGACTGAGAGACAGCGAGGAGAAAATTGCAGTCCTTGCCTCGCAACGTGACAAAGACACTGCTCTTGAACGTGAACGAAAAGATCTCGCTGCACGCCTTGACGAGCAGGAAAGGAAGCTTAAGGAACAACAGGCATCCATCTCAAGGCTTATGGTCGAGAAGGGTGCCATGGAAAAAGAGCTTAAAGAGGGGAGACAGGATATTGCCGCTGTAAAGGCGCTCAGGGAATCCCGCGACCATCTCCAGCGCGAGGCTGATAGGATGAAGACAGAGCAAAAGCAGATGCAGGCAGAATTATCGGAACTGAAAAAAATAGATAAAGAGCATCTGACCGCAAATAAAGCACTGTCCGGCGAACTGGCTGCACTGAGAATGCAGGCACGCGATACTGATAAGCCTTTTCTCCGGATAGGACAGGAACGTTTTACTCTTGCCACGGTGATTCGCGAAGGTACGATCGCAGGCAGCGTTGCTGATAAGATCAGGGTAAAGACCGTTCCCTGGAGGACAGGGAATATCGTTGATGACTTTATAGCCGAGCAGATACTCGCTCGCAGGGCTCGGGAAGAGGCATTCACGATTGATCCAAAGCTGAAGGGGTCGCTGGTGAAACAATATGCACTGAACGAAGAAGAGGGCGCGTATCTTGACCGATATCTGGCCATCGACGGACTGTTCAGAAGTAAGGATGCAATTCCTGCCCCAACAGAGACGGACGCCAGGGAATACTATAATAAACACCGCGAGCAATATCTTCATGGGCGCGAAAGCCGGATCAGGGTTCTCAGCATAAAATACGGAAAGTCTGATGAACTTGAAAAGAGCGTTATTGCTGTTGAAATCCACGGAGAGGCTCTTGAGGGAAGACCCTTTGATGCGATTGCGAGAAAACGCCCGGCTGTCGCTTCGATGAAAGAAATGTCTCTTTCGAAGCTGCCAGAATGGGTTCGCGTGAGGCTTGCCAGCCTTAGGGAGGGAGAGATCAGCAGTATTATTTCAACAGACAACGAGTTTATGATCATTCAGGCTTTACCCTCAAAACCGGGATATCGCCCCTTTGAAGAGGTCAAAAAAGAGGTCGAGAAGAAACTGTCGGCTGAGCATTCAGGCCGGAGGCAGTCCCTTGAGGATTGGTTAAACGCTCAGAAAAAAGAGATAGAGTTCCTGAGATAATATGGTAGACATTGACAGACAGATAGAGATTGCAAAGAAAAAGCCGCTCACGGCAGAGAACCTCAACTATATCGGCGACCTGTATCTGAAGAAAGATGATAAGCAGCGGGCTGTTGCATATTTTTTTGAGGCGGCTGACAAACTTCACTTCGCACAAAAAGAAAAGAAGATCGCCATTTACAAGAAGATCCTGAAGATCTCGCCGGTCTCGGAAAAGGCCTACATCGGCATTATTGAGATCCTCTCAAAGATGGGGCTTGTGATGGAGGAGAAGAAATACCTGCATATGCTCGCACAGCTTCATGAGAACAGAGGTGACTCGGCAAAAGCTATCGAGCTTCTCGACAAGATCAGGGAACTTGATCCCCATGTCATGCCGGACGGCACATTTTTCCACCGCGAAGCCCACGAGCAGATAATCGGATACGGCAAGGATAGTCGAAGGCAGGAGGCAGCAATAAATGAAGACGAAAACAATGTGAGCCAGCCGGGAGAGCAGTCTCTGCCGGATTTATCGGTATCCGGCCCTGCCGAAGCTATCGAGGAGGAGAAACTGATTGTGGCCTCGCTTGAAGAAATTCCCCTTGAGGAGCCTCCTCCTGCTGAGGGGGTGTTGAGCGGAATCTCCCGTCGGCAGTATCTTCTTGGCGGCATCATTCTCGTATTGCTTGTTTTTGCTTCAGGAGTTTTATACTATTCCTTTGGGACACGGGCAAAGCCGGTTGCATCTCTGCCGGTGTCGAGCCGTCTTAATGGTTATGAGATAACTGTTTCCAGGCTTGCTGACCAGACAGAGGTGACTGGCCTTATCACTGCGCAGGATCTGCGCGATAACGATTTCCTTGTGCTTGCCGTCAGCAGTCTTAGCAATTGTATTCCGGACGCATTTGCAACAGCCCCCTACAACATGATATCGTTACGAGACAGGAAAGGCGGGGCTACGCGCATTAAACCAGTGGACGGACTGCTGAAGACTTCCAGATCAATATCAAAAATGAATGTTTGCGGCAGAGACAATGCAATAGTTTTTGTAAGGATGATCGTCCCTGTTGACCGACATATCCTTTATTCCGGACTGGCCCTGGACGGACTTCAGAATACCGGGCCGCTCACAATCACATGGGATCTGCGATAAGAGTCATGCGGATCATGCGGTTCATGGTCTTGACAGCTGCTACTATGCTGATCGTGTCACTCTATGCGCCGTTAGCGTCTGCGCTGCCTGAAAAGAAGCCTGACAGCAGGCTCCTTGCCTTAAAAATACAAAAAAATATTTCTCTGAATGATCTGATCAAGACCTCGGGATACGGCATCAGCGACGAGGCTGTCGTCCTGTTCCTTACCGATTTCATCGGGCTTAACCCGTCTATCAAAAGTGTCAGTCTGCTGAAGAAGGGAACTTTGGTGCGGCTGCCGATCAAGCATCTGAAGAGGTCGGAGGAAGGTTCGGCACGTTCCCGGGAAAAAGCCGAACGCGGCAGCCCGCGCTATCGGGTTTCAAAAAGGAGAACTCCGCTTCTCCTTCCCGCTCAGGAAGTTCTGCGCATTGACAGATCCGTGTTGTTGAAGAACATACAGAGGCTCTTTTCTGAACTGGGAGAGGACGTATCTTTAGTGAAGGAAGGGTTTAAGTATTTCTCCCTGGGCGAAAAAAGCGACCTTTCTTTTGATACCGGCCGGTTCCCGATTTTGGAGCTGCGCAGTGATCTCATCCTCATCGTTGACCACACAGATACGTTTCCCGAAGACGTGAAAAACATGCTTGAGGTCTCCTGGCCCGAATATCGGGTGGTCAGTCCGCGGGGCAAAGTAGACCTCCGGGGGATTGTTCCTATCCTGCTGCATGAGTCAGGATACCTTTTCCAGGAAAACAGCAAGATGATTTCGGGCGGAGCAGCTCAGGTCGAGTATTATGCGGATTTTCTTGTTCATGGGAAAAATGGTAAGCCTATGGAGAGCGATATTTCGCTGGTCAGTGTTCTTGACAGCAGCGAATACCGGACGCCGCAGGAGATCACTTCATGGTTTAATGACCGGGATATACGGATCATCGAGCTCGCGGAGCAGGACAGAAAATATATAAACAGAAGTCCTGGATCGGCTCTCGATATGCAGGGGAATCCCCGGAGAAACGTATTTGTAGAAGGCGTGCTTACGCTCATGGGTTATCCTTTTTCGCGTGGCCAGAATATCAATATGTCACCGAAGAAGGAGATAACCTTCAACATGCGGGCTGACCTGCTTATTGATATGGGATACAGGAAGAAGATCATTGAATTTTCAGGCATCACTGAGCAGGAGCTGAAGTATGTGCAAAAGTCAGGGCTGGATATAGTGCAGATTGAACCATGGGAGTCGAAAAATGATGTGATCAGGAAAGTTATGACTCTCCTGTCTCTTAACTATACGAACTCGTCCAGAAAGAATTCCTCGGTCCTTTCGCCGAGGAATACCCGCTATCGCCTTTTGGTTCCCGGTTTTGTCGTTAAGTCTCTGAAGGGAGTATTTTTCTTCACGGATGCCAATATAGACGCGGAACTGCAGAAGAACATCATGGGCGAGGGCATATCGTTGGTCACTTTTTGATTTTTTGTTATTTTTCTTTGACATAGAGCATCAAAATATGATTTTATATACCTTAATAAATTCATAGAGGAATAAGGGATGGTTCCAGGGAAAAAAGCATCAGAAAAGTATTCTGTACTTCTCATTGCATTTGTCGTCGTGCTCTGCCTGTACAGTATGGTCTTTGCCGGGACTGTCGTCATAAAGCCCGGTCAATTCGACCATTTTACCGTGCAGATGCCGGAAAAAGCAGTTGCCGGAGAGAACTTCGTTGTTAAAGTTTCTGTGTATGATGCAAGCAAGAACCTCATAACCAATTTTTCTGAAACAGGCAAGGAGTTCAAGGTCGATGTCAGCGGCGCAGCAACCACTCAGCCTGCGGTATTGGGTGCATCCGCCTTTACAGGCGGCATTGCCAGCATTGTGGTCAATAACAAAAAAGCGGAAAAAACAACCTTTTCCATCAGAGAGGCCGGCGGTTCTGTGCCGGTGATCAGCCGCGAGATCCTGGTTATACCCAACCGCCTTGATCATTTTATTGTTCAGTCGCCGGTATCTGTCACAGCAGGAAAAAACTTTGATGTTAAGGTAGTTGCAAAGGATATATTTGAAAACACCGTTCAGGACTTTGATATCGGCAAGAATATCAAACTGACCACCACAGGAACGTCTTCCGTCAAACTGCACGGAAGTGAAGCAATTGACTTCAAAAATGGCCAGGCCGCGGCAGTCTTTGTTTCTGAAAAGGTCGGAGATGTGATCATTGAACTGCAGGAACTGACTTCCGGCAGTATGGGAAAGACCCAAAATATTCAGGTAAGCCCGGCTAACCTTGCTTATTTCAAGCTGCAGGCGCCAAAGGCAGCGGTTGCAGGCGAAGCCTTTGAACTGCTACTCTCAGCATACGATACGTACGATAATATGGTCACCAACTACGCTTCAACCGGAAGCGGTATCAGGTTATCGACAACAGGCACATCGAAGATCGATCCCTCTGCGGTTAATCCTTCTGAATTCAGGAACGGACAGGCTCTCGTGAAGGTTGCGTATGAGAAGGCTGAAGAGATCCAGATCGTGGCAAGAGAATTAAATAGCGAGCAGTCCGGCAAGACTTCTGATATTCTTGTTGCGAATGCATCCCCGGATCACTTTGTGGTAGTAACTCCTGATACCGGCGTATCAGGTCAGAAGTTCAAAATCAAGGTTGAGGCATACGACAGGTTCAATAATATTGTTAGGAATTTTAACCTTATCGGTGCTGACGTTATGCTCAGCACGTCAGGCAATGGTTCTTTGAGCCCAACGAAGGTCCCGGCTCCCGATTTCGCGAACGGTATTGCAGTTGCCGATGTCACTTACGACAGGGCAGAATCCTTCCAGATCTCTGCCAGGATGGCATCTGACAGATCGGCCGGAAGAATTTCGGTCAGCGACCGCGAGGTAAAACGCGAAGTGCCTCATGCACCTGCGAACGCCGAAACAAAAGAACTCAGGAGCCCGGCTGAAACTACGGCCAAGATATCAAAGAAGAAAGAAATAATAGATTTACAGAAGACAAAGCAGGAAAAGCATCTTCCTGTTCAGAAAAAGCAGCAAACAAAGCAGGAAGCGAAGAAGGCACCGGTCAAGGCAGCCAAAGAGGTAAAAAAGCCTGAACCCAAAAAAGAAGCTTCGGAAAAAGCGGAACAAAAACAGGAAACTGGAAAGAAAGAAGCCCCTAAGGCCGTGAGCAGAGAGGCTGCAAAGAAGTCAGCAGAGCCGCAGCAGATCGTTGCAAAGAAGGAAGTCCCTCCTGCAAGGCCTGTTGAAAAGAAAATAGAGAAGCCTGCTGCCGATGAAGCAAAAAAAGCCATTACGGAGGCACCAAAGAAAGAAGAAAAAAAGACCGAAAAAGCTCTGTATAACATAAGCAAGGTTTCTATCATTGAGGCAAAGAACAAGGCGATGCTTGTTATCAATATCACCAATCCTAATGGCAACCTTGACTACGGAGATGAGATCGAATCCAAATACGGCAAAGAGTGGCTCAAGCTGCGAATAAGACCTGCTATTAACAGCACAGAGAAAGCGTTTAAGTTTAAGTCAGCGTATGTAGGTGAAATGCTTATCGAAGAAGATAAGGCCGGCGGTCAAAATCTTATTAATGTCTTTATCGAACTCCTTCCTTCCGGCGTCACATATGATATTGCCCGTATAAAGAACACGCTTGTTGTAACATTTTCAAATCCCTGATACTGAACAGAACAAGGACCCAAAAAGCCTGCGGATATCATCTGCAGGCTTTTTTTTACCGGCCCGCTTCAGAGGAACAAACGTGAGTCCGTCAGGTTGCGAATGAAAATATTGCTGATTAATCCGAACCGCAATGTGCTCCCCCCGGTACCTCCTATTGGCCTGGAATATCTTGCGGCCAGTCTTGTTCACGAAGGGCATGAAATAAAAATCCTTGATCTTACCTTTCATGGGCATGCTGACAATCTTATAGACGATACAATCTCCGGGTTCAGGCCTGAGCTCGCCGGAGTGACGGTGCGAAACATTGACAGTGTCCTGTTCAGTGATAACGAGTTTTATCTGGATTCTGTGCGTGACGTCGTTCATAGACTGAAGGTCAAGCATGGTCAAACGGTTGTCATTGGCGGGGCAGGTGTAGTGGTTAATCCGGAAGCCGTCCTTGAATATCTCGGTGCTGACTGCGCTGTTGCCGGTCCGGCTGAAAACGTTATCCATGACCTCCTTGATGCCTTCAGCAGGGGAACAGGGGTAAAGAAGGTGTGGAGAGGATCCTTCCGGCCCTATTCGTCCTGCTCAAGAATTACCACTGACACGGATTATCAGAAGTATTACAACTCTGGTGGAGTGGCAGGATTTGAAACGCATAAGGGATGCAGTTCTTCCTGTATTTACTGCATTGAGGCACAATCTATTGTTGCCTTCAAGCGGCCAGAGGATGTGATCAGGGAGATCAGAGAGTTTGTTGAGCGAGGGTTCAGTCATTTCCATCTTTGCGATGCCGAGTTCAATGAAGATCTTGACCACTCCATTGAATTCTGTTCTACGTTGAAGCGGGAAAATATGCAGATGCAATGGGCCCTCTATATGAAGCCGGCAAATTACAATCAGAGGCTTTTCCGGCTTATGAAGGAGACAGGCGTCAATCTTATCACTCTCACGGTCGATTCGTTCAAAAAGTGCCCTCTTTATTGGCATGATGCGGAAAAGATCATCTTCAATGCACAATCGAACGGGATACGCATTGCTGTGGATTTTCTGACCGGTTTCCCGTATGAAGAGACCGATCTGCTAACATGGTGTCTCGACTTCTTCCGGAGGCTGCAGCCCGACAGGGTAACTATCAATACATTCATTCGTTTGTACAGACCCTTAATGATAACAAAGATCATTGAGAGAGACGAAACGCTTAAGGCCCATATCCTTGGCAGTCGAGATGACAAGGATATGATACTCCCGATATTTTACAACCAGACGGATCAGGCCTGGTTAAGAGATTGCATTTCCGGTGATGACCTATTCAGGATTGAAGGGGATGAAAAAGGGGTGAATTATACAAGGATCTGAACTGCATTATTCCTTTAACTCTAAGAGGAAACAGCGTTCAAGGAGAGAAATCACTTGAATAATTTAGTGTTTTTTACTAATACTATTACAGGAAAAGGAGCCGCAATGCTGAAGGATAAGATCGAGCGGGTTTTGGATAAGGTCAGGGTGAGCCTCAAGGCAGAGGGCGGAGATATTGAGCTTCTGGATGTCAGAAATGATATTGTGTATGTGAAGCTTACAGGTGCATGTGGAACGTGTCCCATGTCAACTCTCACCATGAAGAGCCTTGTTGAAACGAGCATAAAGAATGAGATCCCGGAAATAAAGGCTGTACAGGCAGTCTGAAGTATCTATGCTATGGAGAATACAATAGGGCGGCTTATTACAAAAAGATTTTTTTCTGTCGTGGGTGCACTCTTTTTCCTCGCGATATCATCAGTATTCCCTTCTTTCTCTTCCGCTGTTGATAACATAGACGTCACCGATATTCGTTACTGGTCATATCCGGATTATACGCGCGTTGTCATAAGCCTGACCAATAGTCCTGATTATGCCGGGAACAAACTTTCAAATCCGGACAGACTGTATTTTGACATCAGAAACAGCCGTCTGAAGCAGGATCTTCAGAAGACCATATCCGTTGGTAATGGCATGCTCAAGACCGTGCGGGCAGGGCAGTTCAATGAGAGCACCGTGCGCGTTGTGCTTGATCTTGATAAAGTGACCAAGTACAAGGTCTTGACCATGGAAGATCCTATTCGTCTTATTATAGACATCTATGGCGAAAAGCCGGCCGCGTCGGTCAAGAAAAGGATCGTGCTCGATCCCGGCCATGGAGGTCATGACCCGGGAGCGGTCGGTCCGAAGAATTTATACGAAAAAGATGTTGTACTCGACATCGCATTAAAACTGAAGAAGATCCTGGCGAACGATCCGAATCTTGAGATATTCCTTACAAGAGAAACGGATGTGTTTATTCCCGTTGAGCAGCGGCCCGCGATTGCGATCAGCAAGAACGCTGACCTTTTTCTTTCAATCCATGCCAATGCGAGCCCTCGAAGAGATGCGAGAGGGATTGAGACTTATTTTCTCAATTGGACTAACGATGAAGAAGCAAACAGGGTCGCTGCGCGCGAAAATGCCATATCCCTCAAAAAAATGAAAAAGCTGAATGAAGGAAGGGATGTGCTCGAGGTGATGCTGAGCGATCTCAGGAGGGACAATAAACGCGATGAGTCCCTGAAACTCGCAAACTTTGTCCAGCAGAACATGGTGAGCAGCCTGAACAAGAGCTACAGCCATATCGTAGATCACGGCGTGAAGCAGGCCCTTTTCTATGTGCTTTTCGGGGCGCAGATGCCTTCCGTGCTGGTTGAGGTGTCCTTTATCAGCAACCCTCTTGAAGAGAAGCTTCTCTCAAAGGACGGTTACCGTTCAGAACTTGCGAAATCGATTGCATCCGGGATCAACAAATACATGAGTGGGGCACCTGAGGGCCAGACCATAGCACAGCGCGGCAGGACCGTTGTCCGCTGAGTTTCGCATTTTTTCGTATCTGCTATTTATTTTCGTCCTTTTTCTCCTGCCGGATCTCAGATTGTATGCAGGCATTTTTGCACTATTGAGCCTCTGCTTGATAACCGTGCCGTTCCGAACACTGAAGGCAGGATGGATGCCGATAGCTATGTTCCTGACCTTTACGTTTGCCAGTAATGCCTTATATCATTCCGGCAGGATTGTATTTTCCGCCGGCCCGATACTGATTACGCAGGAAGGCCTGCACCTCGCCGCATTAAGAACCATGAGAGTCCTTCTCATGATAGGCAGCGTAAAGTTTCTCATGGCAAAAACAGGAACTGAACCTCTCGTCAATGCGTTGGCAAATCTGCTCAGGCCTTTTGAGAGGGCAGGCCTGCCGGTCAAAGATTATTTTCATACCGTGGGCCTTACCTTGAAATGCTTTCCGATCCTGAAAGATGCTATTGCACGTCACTACACCGAACATGTGCAAAAGGGAGTTGCGCAAGGCATTATAGCCAAGGCGGGACTCATGGCGCAGTTTATACTGCCGCTGTTCGTGGAAAGCATACAATCTCCGGAACTTCTTTTTCCGGAAGCTGATCAGCATGAAAAAAAGCTTTGATCTCATCATAAAAAGTGGTCTTGTCTTTGACGGCAGGGGTGGCGAGCCTCTCATCTCTGATATTGCAGTGAGAGATGGACGCATTGTTGGTATCGGGACATTCAGTGAGATAGGTGGTGAAACGGTAATTCAGGCAAAGGGGCTGGCAGTAGCCCCTGGATTTATAGACAGTCATGCCCATTCTGACTTCACCCTTATTGCAGACAGTCGCGCTGAAGGGAAATTATTTCAGGGCATAACTACCGAGATAAATGGCAACTGCGGCATGTCAGCCGCGCCTCTTTATGGGAAGGCGGCTGAACGGCGTGAGGAGGACCTCAAAGAGCTCGGCATACGTGAACGCTGGAATTCGGTAAGTGACTATTGCGCGCTCATGGAAAAGATTGGCCCGTCCTTAAACTGCGCGATGCTGATCGGTCACGGCAATATCAGAGGCGCCATCGTCGGGTATGACAACAGGAAGCCTTCCGCAGAGGAGCTGGTATCCATGAAGCATCTTCTTGATACCTCGATCCGGGAGGGCGGCAGAGGGCTTTCGACCGGGCTTATCTATCCCCCCGGCATGTACAGCAGAACCGATGAACTTACTGAGCTGGCAAAGGTATTAAAGCCTTACAATATGGTCTATACAAGCCATATGAGGAGTGAGGGCACAGAGCTTCTTGAATCAATTCAGGAGGTGATTGCGATCGGTCGTGGAGCCGGTATCAGGACACATATTTCTCATATCAAGACTGCAGGAGAGCAGAACTGGCATAAGTCTGATGCTGCCATAGCTTCGATTATGGCGGCAAGAGAGCAGGGATTGCAGATAAGCTGCGACCGCTATCCTTATATTGCATCGAGTACGGATCTTGATTCCCTGCTGCCTGCCTGGGCATTTGAAGGCGGCAATGAAGAAGAGTTGCAGCGGCTGAACTCAGAAGAAATGCGCATAAAGATGCGGCATGAACTTCTTGAACAGGTCAGGAACAGGGTGTACTGGGATCGGGTCATCATCTCTTCAGTTGTTTCCTCCGACAATAAATGGATGGAGGGAAAGACCATAGCCCGGATAAGCGAACGTCTTGGCTGCGATGAGATGGAGGCTGTCTTCAAGATACTTCTGGGAGAAAAACTGCGGGTCGGGGCCATATTCCTCTCGATGAGCGAGGACAATCTCAGGAAATTTCTTTCCCTGCCTTTCTGTGTCATAGGATCTGACAGTTCTGCCCGCTGC comes from the Nitrospirota bacterium genome and includes:
- a CDS encoding cobalamin B12-binding domain-containing protein → MKILLINPNRNVLPPVPPIGLEYLAASLVHEGHEIKILDLTFHGHADNLIDDTISGFRPELAGVTVRNIDSVLFSDNEFYLDSVRDVVHRLKVKHGQTVVIGGAGVVVNPEAVLEYLGADCAVAGPAENVIHDLLDAFSRGTGVKKVWRGSFRPYSSCSRITTDTDYQKYYNSGGVAGFETHKGCSSSCIYCIEAQSIVAFKRPEDVIREIREFVERGFSHFHLCDAEFNEDLDHSIEFCSTLKRENMQMQWALYMKPANYNQRLFRLMKETGVNLITLTVDSFKKCPLYWHDAEKIIFNAQSNGIRIAVDFLTGFPYEETDLLTWCLDFFRRLQPDRVTINTFIRLYRPLMITKIIERDETLKAHILGSRDDKDMILPIFYNQTDQAWLRDCISGDDLFRIEGDEKGVNYTRI
- a CDS encoding NifU family protein, whose translation is MKDKIERVLDKVRVSLKAEGGDIELLDVRNDIVYVKLTGACGTCPMSTLTMKSLVETSIKNEIPEIKAVQAV
- a CDS encoding N-acetylmuramoyl-L-alanine amidase, giving the protein MENTIGRLITKRFFSVVGALFFLAISSVFPSFSSAVDNIDVTDIRYWSYPDYTRVVISLTNSPDYAGNKLSNPDRLYFDIRNSRLKQDLQKTISVGNGMLKTVRAGQFNESTVRVVLDLDKVTKYKVLTMEDPIRLIIDIYGEKPAASVKKRIVLDPGHGGHDPGAVGPKNLYEKDVVLDIALKLKKILANDPNLEIFLTRETDVFIPVEQRPAIAISKNADLFLSIHANASPRRDARGIETYFLNWTNDEEANRVAARENAISLKKMKKLNEGRDVLEVMLSDLRRDNKRDESLKLANFVQQNMVSSLNKSYSHIVDHGVKQALFYVLFGAQMPSVLVEVSFISNPLEEKLLSKDGYRSELAKSIASGINKYMSGAPEGQTIAQRGRTVVR
- a CDS encoding D-aminoacylase, yielding MKKSFDLIIKSGLVFDGRGGEPLISDIAVRDGRIVGIGTFSEIGGETVIQAKGLAVAPGFIDSHAHSDFTLIADSRAEGKLFQGITTEINGNCGMSAAPLYGKAAERREEDLKELGIRERWNSVSDYCALMEKIGPSLNCAMLIGHGNIRGAIVGYDNRKPSAEELVSMKHLLDTSIREGGRGLSTGLIYPPGMYSRTDELTELAKVLKPYNMVYTSHMRSEGTELLESIQEVIAIGRGAGIRTHISHIKTAGEQNWHKSDAAIASIMAAREQGLQISCDRYPYIASSTDLDSLLPAWAFEGGNEEELQRLNSEEMRIKMRHELLEQVRNRVYWDRVIISSVVSSDNKWMEGKTIARISERLGCDEMEAVFKILLGEKLRVGAIFLSMSEDNLRKFLSLPFCVIGSDSSARCFDGPTRLGKPHPRTFGTFPRFFGQYVRDEKLMPLTEAVRRATMLPAGIFGLKGKGQIKEGFSADIVIFDPDTISDRATFEDPFQKPIGIPYVLVNGVTAVWEGERTRNASGRMLTE